From Apium graveolens cultivar Ventura chromosome 9, ASM990537v1, whole genome shotgun sequence, the proteins below share one genomic window:
- the LOC141682631 gene encoding IRK-interacting protein-like, with product MAPSSSSIPSLSPPLAPHSFTPIMECDREGKEDEEYLQDQTSSIKSTPSQQHVSMCNKDFETNYVHQPTPLHHKNVKTSRRRKSSSGSELASASVEDRGVSCNKCRPSNREKISVASLGSGGNNRRSFSSPNGILMSFFGTKKSPRILSDVSSTSEERWKIVATELSSKLVQATRKREEAVQEASKLKRSMAEIEKKINKLEMYCHTLKSGLDQCSSVSVSVMNKSVGLKHESVVIGDKDKVVENFLVSVSEARSTVRFLARSLTLQLRRVGNKVYDQILVLLRPYDIKVSLSRNPKELMTYIEALLNKCLFKDFESIGFDKSSANLILNPIDRCEANFASYDKLRSLEWDDVLNKGTKHFSEEFSKFCDRKMSEIVAMLGWNKAWPEPLLQAFFGASKAVWLVHLLANSVHPGLPIFRVDKEAKFDLIYMEDMVGDKGRRLVPASVRIMVVPGFYVYGNVVKCKVVCRYHNNMNGSDNVEEKGFSSIPSPK from the exons ATGGCTCCTTCCTCTTCCTCCATTCCCTCCCTTTCTCCTCCTTTAGCTCCTCACTCCTTCACTCCT ATAATGGAATGTGATAGAGAAGGCAAGGAAGATGAAGAATATTTACAAGACCAAACAAGTTCTATTAAATCTACACCTAGTCAACAACATGTTAGTATGTGCAACAAAGACTTCGAAACTAATTATGTGCATCAGCCAACTCCTCTGCATCATAAAAATGTCAAAACATCACGCCGGAGAAAATCAAGCAGTGGTAGTGAATTAGCCTCAGCCTCCGTCGAGGACCGCGGAGTGTCATGCAATAAGTGTCGTCCAAGCAACCGCGAGAAAATATCTGTAGCTTCGTTAGGCAGTGGTGGAAATAATCGACGGTCTTTTTCGAGTCCTAATGGTATTTTGATGTCATTTTTTGGTACGAAAAAAAGTCCAAGAATTTTGTCCGACGTGTCGTCCACGTCGGAGGAACGGTGGAAAATTGTGGCCACGGAGCTTTCGAGTAAGCTCGTGCAAGCTACTCGAAAGCGAGAGGAGGCGGTACAAGAGGCTTCTAAATTGAAGCGTTCGATGGCGGAGATTGAGAAAAAAATTAATAAGCTCGAAATGTATTGTCACACTTTGAAATCGGGGCTTGATCAGTGTAGTAGTGTTTCGGTATCGGTGATGAATAAATCGGTTGGTTTGAAGCATGAGAGTGTGGTGATTGGTGACAAGGATAAAGTTGTGGAGAATTTTTTGGTTTCGGTTTCGGAGGCGAGGTCAACGGTTCGATTTTTGGCTCGGTCATTGACGCTTCAGCTGCGTCGAGTGGGGAATAAAGTTTATGATCAAATTTTGGTGCTTCTTCGGCCTTACGATATTAAGGTTTCATTGTCTAGAAATCCGAAAGAGTTGATGACTTATATTGAGGCATTGTTAAACAAGTGCCTGTTCAAAGATTTCGAGTCAATCGGGTTCGATAAGAGTTCAGCGAACCTAATCCTGAATCCGATTGATCGTTGCGAGGCGAATTTCGCCTCCTACGACAAATTGAGAAGTTTAGAATGGGATGATGTGTTGAACAAGGGGACTAAGCATTTCAGCGAGGAGTTTAGTAAGTTTTGTGATAGGAAAATGAGTGAGATTGTGGCAATGTTAGGGTGGAACAAAGCATGGCCTGAGCCACTTTTACAAGCCTTCTTTGGTGCGTCTAAGGCAGTGTGGTTAGTGCACCTTTTGGCTAACTCAGTGCACCCGGGGTTGCCAATTTTTCGAGTGGATAAAGAAGCTAAATTCGACTTGATTTACATGGAAGATATGGTCGGAGACAAAGGTCGGAGATTGGTTCCGGCCTCGGTTCGGATCATGGTTGTGCCTGGATTCTATGTGTATGGCAATGTGGTTAAGTGCAAGGTAGTTTGCAGGTATCACAATAACATGAATGGCAGTGATAATGTGGAAGAAAAGGGTTTTAGTTCAATCCCATCTCCTAAATGA